A DNA window from Ornithinimicrobium humiphilum contains the following coding sequences:
- the rplV gene encoding 50S ribosomal protein L22 translates to MEAKAQARFVRVTPMKARRVVDLIRGKSVPEAVALMRFAPQSASEPVLKVLNSAVANARFSADQHGQAFDETTLVVSAAYVDEGPTMKRFRPRAQGRASRINKRTSHITVHVAPRPTKGGAR, encoded by the coding sequence ATGGAAGCCAAGGCGCAGGCCCGGTTCGTCCGGGTGACGCCCATGAAGGCGCGCCGTGTCGTGGACCTGATCCGGGGCAAGAGCGTCCCCGAGGCCGTCGCGCTCATGCGGTTCGCCCCGCAGAGCGCGAGCGAGCCGGTGCTCAAGGTCCTCAACAGCGCCGTCGCCAACGCCCGGTTCTCCGCCGACCAGCACGGCCAGGCGTTCGACGAGACCACGCTCGTGGTCTCCGCCGCCTACGTCGACGAGGGTCCGACGATGAAGCGGTTCCGGCCGCGTGCCCAGGGCCGCGCCAGCCGCATCAACAAGCGCACGTCGCACATCACCGTGCACGTCGCTCCTCGTCCGACCAAGGGAGGTGCCCGCTGA
- the rpsS gene encoding 30S ribosomal protein S19 — translation MPRSLKKGPFVDDHLAKKVDAQNEAGTKNVIKTWSRRSMITPDMLGHTLAVHDGRKHVPVFVTESMVGHKLGEFAPTRTFKGHEKDDKKGRRR, via the coding sequence ATGCCTCGCAGCCTGAAGAAGGGCCCGTTCGTCGACGACCACCTCGCCAAGAAGGTGGACGCGCAGAACGAGGCCGGAACCAAGAACGTCATCAAGACCTGGTCCCGCCGGTCGATGATCACCCCCGACATGCTCGGCCACACGCTGGCCGTGCACGACGGCCGTAAGCACGTCCCGGTCTTCGTGACCGAGTCGATGGTCGGCCACAAGCTCGGTGAGTTCGCTCCGACCCGCACGTTCAAGGGTCACGAGAAGGACGACAAGAAGGGTCGGCGTCGATGA
- the rplB gene encoding 50S ribosomal protein L2, which translates to MAIRKYKPTTPGRRGSSVADFVEVTRTTPEKSLVRPLTKTGGRNASGRITTRHIGGGHKRAYRVIDFRRADKDGVNAKVAHIEYDPNRTARIALLHYTDGEKRYIIAPNKLRQGDVIENGPSADIKSGNNLPLRNIPVGTVVHCIELKPGGGAKIARSAGTRVQLVAKEGKMAQLRMPSGEIRNVDARCRATIGEVGNAEQSNINWGKAGRMRWKGKRPTVRGVVMNPVDHPHGGGEGKTSGGRHPVSPWGKPEGRTRKPNKPSDKLIVRRRRTGKKR; encoded by the coding sequence ATGGCTATCCGTAAGTACAAGCCGACGACGCCGGGCCGCCGCGGCTCGAGCGTGGCGGACTTCGTCGAGGTGACCCGCACCACGCCCGAGAAGTCGCTGGTCCGGCCGCTGACCAAGACCGGTGGGCGCAACGCCTCCGGTCGCATCACCACCCGCCACATCGGTGGTGGCCACAAGCGTGCCTACCGTGTGATCGACTTCCGTCGTGCCGACAAGGACGGCGTGAACGCGAAGGTCGCGCACATCGAGTACGACCCCAACCGCACCGCGCGCATCGCGCTGCTGCACTACACCGACGGCGAGAAGCGCTACATCATCGCGCCGAACAAGCTGCGCCAGGGCGACGTGATCGAGAACGGTCCGTCGGCCGACATCAAGTCGGGCAACAACCTCCCGCTGCGCAACATCCCGGTCGGTACCGTCGTGCACTGCATCGAGCTCAAGCCCGGTGGCGGCGCCAAGATCGCCCGCTCCGCCGGCACCCGCGTCCAGCTGGTGGCCAAGGAGGGCAAGATGGCGCAGCTGCGCATGCCCTCCGGCGAGATCCGCAACGTCGACGCGCGCTGCCGCGCGACGATCGGCGAGGTCGGCAACGCCGAGCAGAGCAACATCAACTGGGGCAAGGCCGGCCGTATGCGGTGGAAGGGCAAGCGCCCGACCGTCCGTGGTGTGGTCATGAACCCGGTCGACCACCCGCACGGTGGTGGTGAGGGCAAGACCTCCGGTGGTCGTCACCCCGTCAGCCCGTGGGGCAAGCCCGAGGGCCGTACCCGCAAGCCCAACAAGCCCAGCGACAAGCTCATCGTGCGCCGTCGCCGGACCGGCAAGAAGCGCTGA
- the rplW gene encoding 50S ribosomal protein L23, translated as MSTAVNKDPRDILLSPVVSEKSYALLDQGKYTFLVDPRSNKSEIKKAVESIFGVKVASVHTLNRQGKARRTRFGMGRRKDTKRAIVTLREGTIDIFGTL; from the coding sequence GTGAGCACCGCTGTCAACAAGGACCCGCGCGACATCCTGCTGTCGCCGGTCGTCTCCGAGAAGTCCTACGCGCTGCTGGACCAGGGCAAGTACACCTTCCTGGTCGACCCGCGGTCGAACAAGTCCGAGATCAAGAAGGCCGTGGAGAGCATCTTCGGCGTCAAGGTCGCGTCGGTCCACACCCTGAACCGCCAGGGCAAGGCCCGTCGCACGCGGTTCGGCATGGGCCGTCGCAAGGACACCAAGCGCGCGATCGTGACGCTTCGGGAAGGCACCATCGACATCTTCGGCACGCTCTGA
- the rplD gene encoding 50S ribosomal protein L4 — MTTVTITKPTGGEAGTVELPAELFDVQTNVPLIHQVVVAQLAAARQGTHATKTRGDVRGGGRKPYRQKGTGRARQGSTRAPQFAGGGTVHGPQPRDYAQRTPKKMKAAALRGALSDRARHGRIHVLSAVVEGEAPSTKTAWAALSGLTERKNLLVVLDRADDLGLRSLRNLADVHVLFADQLNTYDVLCADDVVFTQAALEAYVAGATRGTGTTEEVSK, encoded by the coding sequence ATGACGACTGTCACCATCACCAAGCCGACCGGCGGTGAGGCCGGCACCGTGGAGCTGCCCGCCGAGCTGTTCGACGTGCAGACCAACGTGCCGCTGATCCACCAGGTCGTCGTGGCCCAGCTGGCCGCGGCCCGCCAGGGCACGCACGCCACCAAGACCCGCGGCGACGTCCGCGGCGGTGGCCGCAAGCCCTACCGCCAGAAGGGCACCGGCCGCGCCCGTCAGGGCTCGACCCGTGCGCCGCAGTTCGCCGGCGGTGGCACCGTGCACGGCCCGCAGCCGCGCGACTACGCCCAGCGCACCCCCAAGAAGATGAAGGCCGCCGCCCTGCGCGGTGCCCTCTCCGACCGGGCGCGTCACGGCCGCATCCACGTCCTGAGCGCGGTCGTCGAGGGCGAGGCCCCGTCGACCAAGACCGCCTGGGCCGCGCTGTCGGGCCTGACCGAGCGCAAGAACCTGCTCGTCGTCCTCGACCGGGCGGACGACCTCGGCCTGCGCAGCCTGCGCAACCTGGCCGACGTCCACGTCCTGTTCGCCGACCAGCTCAACACCTACGACGTGCTCTGCGCCGACGACGTGGTCTTCACCCAGGCCGCCCTCGAGGCGTACGTCGCCGGGGCGACCCGCGGCACGGGCACCACCGAGGAGGTCAGCAAGTGA
- the rplC gene encoding 50S ribosomal protein L3, producing the protein MTATSTRSVKGVLGEKLGMTQVWDADNRLVPVTVIKADPNVVTQVRNAETDGYDAVQIAFGAIDPRKVTKPLKGHFEKAGVTPRRHLVELRTADAADYALGQEVTVETFEGGQKVDVTGTTKGKGFAGVMKRHNFAGVSASHGAHRNHRKPGSIGGCATPGRVFKGLRMAGRMGGVRQTTSNLTIHAVDADKGLLLIKGAVPGPRGGVVLVRTAAKGA; encoded by the coding sequence ATGACTGCTACCAGCACGCGCAGCGTCAAGGGTGTCCTCGGCGAGAAGCTCGGCATGACCCAGGTCTGGGACGCTGACAACCGCCTGGTCCCCGTGACCGTGATCAAGGCCGACCCCAACGTGGTCACCCAGGTCCGCAACGCGGAGACGGACGGCTACGACGCGGTGCAGATCGCCTTCGGTGCGATCGACCCGCGCAAGGTCACCAAGCCGCTCAAGGGCCACTTCGAGAAGGCCGGCGTCACGCCGCGCCGCCACCTCGTCGAGCTCCGCACGGCCGACGCCGCCGACTACGCGCTCGGCCAGGAGGTCACCGTCGAGACGTTCGAGGGCGGCCAGAAGGTCGACGTGACCGGCACGACCAAGGGCAAGGGCTTCGCCGGCGTCATGAAGCGTCACAACTTCGCCGGCGTCTCCGCCTCCCACGGTGCGCACCGCAACCACCGCAAGCCCGGCTCGATCGGTGGCTGCGCCACCCCGGGTCGCGTCTTCAAGGGCCTGCGCATGGCCGGCCGCATGGGCGGCGTGCGCCAGACCACCTCCAACCTGACCATCCACGCCGTGGACGCCGACAAGGGTCTGCTGCTGATCAAGGGTGCCGTTCCCGGTCCCCGCGGCGGCGTCGTCCTGGTCCGCACGGCCGCTAAGGGGGCCTGA
- the rpsJ gene encoding 30S ribosomal protein S10: MAGQKIRIRLKSYDHEVIDSSARKIVDTVTRAGATVVGPVPLPTEKNVFCVIRSPHKYKDSREHFEMRTHKRLIDIVDPTPKAVDSLMRLDLPADVNIEIKL; encoded by the coding sequence ATGGCGGGACAGAAGATCCGCATCCGGCTTAAGTCGTACGACCACGAGGTCATCGACAGCTCGGCGCGCAAGATCGTTGACACGGTGACCCGTGCCGGCGCCACCGTGGTCGGCCCGGTGCCGCTCCCGACGGAGAAGAACGTCTTCTGCGTCATCCGGTCGCCTCACAAGTACAAGGACAGCCGCGAGCACTTCGAGATGCGCACGCACAAGCGCCTCATCGACATCGTCGACCCGACGCCCAAGGCGGTCGACTCGTTGATGCGTCTCGACCTGCCGGCGGACGTCAACATCGAGATCAAGCTGTAA
- a CDS encoding YceI family protein, with protein MPEIDPSLSGTWVFDPGHTRVGFSARHAMVTTVRGTFTEVSGIIVVDADDLSASSVRVTLQAASINTNNAQRDEHLRSIDFFHVEQYPEITFVSSTIDEIEQDNFMVVGDLTIRDVTKQVAIPIALLGVQRDPMGHLRAGFEATRRLDRRDFGLHWNMPLDAGGLLVSEKVTLEFEISAIKQES; from the coding sequence ATGCCCGAGATCGACCCGTCGCTGAGCGGCACCTGGGTCTTCGACCCCGGACACACGCGGGTGGGCTTCTCGGCCCGGCACGCCATGGTCACCACGGTCCGGGGCACCTTCACCGAGGTCTCCGGCATCATCGTCGTCGACGCCGACGACCTGTCCGCCTCCTCGGTCCGGGTCACGCTGCAGGCGGCGAGCATCAACACCAACAACGCCCAGCGGGACGAGCACCTGCGCAGCATCGACTTCTTCCACGTCGAGCAGTACCCCGAGATCACCTTCGTCTCCTCGACGATCGACGAGATCGAGCAGGACAACTTCATGGTGGTCGGGGACCTGACCATCCGCGACGTGACCAAGCAGGTCGCGATCCCGATCGCGCTGCTCGGGGTGCAGCGCGACCCGATGGGCCACCTGCGCGCCGGCTTCGAGGCGACCCGTCGCCTGGACCGCCGCGACTTCGGCCTGCACTGGAACATGCCGCTCGACGCCGGCGGCCTGCTGGTCTCGGAGAAGGTGACGCTGGAGTTCGAGATCTCCGCCATCAAGCAGGAGTCCTGA
- the tuf gene encoding elongation factor Tu, whose protein sequence is MAKAKFERSKPHVNIGTIGHIDHGKTTLTAAISKVLHDKYPDLNEASPFDTIDKAPEERQRGITISIAHIEYQTDKRHYAHVDCPGHADYVKNMITGAAQMDGAILVVAATDGPMPQTKEHVLLARQVGVPYIVVALNKSDMVDDEEIMELVEMEVRELLSSYEFPGDDLPVVRVSALKALEGEEKWVNSVLELMDTVDEYIPEPERDLDKPFMMPVEDVFTITGRGTVVTGRIERGILKVNEEVEIVGIREQSSKTTVTGIEMFRKLLDEGRAGENVGLLLRGTKREDVERGMVIVKPGSITPHTEFEAQAYILSKDEGGRHTPFYDNYRPQFYFRTTDVTGVVHLPEGTEMVMPGDNTDMRVELIQPIAMEEGLMFNIREGGRTVGAGRVTKILK, encoded by the coding sequence GTGGCTAAGGCCAAGTTCGAGCGGAGCAAGCCGCACGTCAACATCGGGACGATCGGTCACATCGACCACGGCAAGACGACCCTGACGGCAGCCATCTCCAAGGTCCTGCACGACAAGTACCCGGACCTCAACGAGGCGTCGCCGTTCGACACGATCGACAAGGCTCCCGAGGAGCGTCAGCGCGGCATCACGATCTCGATCGCGCACATCGAGTACCAGACCGACAAGCGTCACTACGCGCACGTCGACTGCCCGGGTCACGCCGACTACGTCAAGAACATGATCACCGGTGCGGCCCAGATGGACGGTGCGATCCTCGTCGTCGCCGCCACCGACGGCCCGATGCCGCAGACCAAGGAGCACGTCCTCCTGGCCCGCCAGGTCGGCGTCCCCTACATCGTGGTCGCCCTCAACAAGTCCGACATGGTCGACGACGAGGAGATCATGGAGCTCGTCGAGATGGAGGTCCGCGAGCTGCTGTCCTCCTACGAGTTCCCGGGCGACGACCTGCCGGTCGTGCGCGTCTCCGCCCTCAAGGCTCTCGAGGGCGAGGAGAAGTGGGTCAACAGCGTCCTCGAGCTCATGGACACCGTGGACGAGTACATCCCGGAGCCGGAGCGCGACCTGGACAAGCCGTTCATGATGCCCGTCGAGGACGTCTTCACGATCACCGGTCGTGGCACCGTCGTCACCGGTCGTATCGAGCGCGGCATCCTCAAGGTCAACGAGGAGGTCGAGATCGTCGGTATCCGCGAGCAGTCCTCCAAGACCACCGTCACCGGCATCGAGATGTTCCGCAAGCTCCTCGACGAGGGCCGTGCGGGTGAGAACGTCGGTCTGCTCCTCCGCGGCACCAAGCGCGAGGACGTCGAGCGCGGCATGGTCATCGTCAAGCCGGGCTCGATCACCCCGCACACCGAGTTCGAGGCCCAGGCCTACATCCTGTCCAAGGACGAGGGTGGCCGTCACACCCCGTTCTACGACAACTACCGCCCGCAGTTCTACTTCCGTACCACGGACGTGACCGGCGTCGTGCACCTCCCCGAGGGCACCGAGATGGTCATGCCGGGCGACAACACCGACATGCGCGTCGAGCTGATCCAGCCGATCGCCATGGAGGAGGGCCTCATGTTCAACATCCGCGAGGGTGGCCGCACCGTGGGTGCGGGCCGCGTCACCAAGATCCTCAAGTGA
- the fusA gene encoding elongation factor G — protein MAQDVLTDLRKVRNIGIMAHIDAGKTTTTERILFYTGVNHKMGETHDGASTTDWMEQEKERGITITSAAVTSFWKGTQINLIDTPGHVDFTVEVERNLRVLDGAVAVFDGKEGVEPQSETVWRQADKYGVPRMCFINKMDKMGADFYFSVQTMVDRLGATPLVMQLPIGAESDFVGVIDLVTMKALTWSKETPLGEAYEIEEIPADLQDKAEEYRNALVEKVAEADEELLEKYLGGEELTEDEIRAGVRALTLAGEVNPVFCGTAFKNKGVQPLLDAVVDYLPSPLDLPPTEGHKPGDEETVITRKPSADEPFAALAFKIATHPFFGTLTYIRVYSGEIAAGQPVMNATKGRRERLGKLFQMHANKENPVEKVTAGHIYAVIGLKDTTTGDTLCDMNDQIILESMTFPEPVIHVAIEPKTKGDQEKLGTAIQKLAQEDPTFTVRLDEETGQTVIGGMGELHLDILVDRMKREFKVEANVGAPQVAYRETIRRKVEKFDYTHKKQTGGSGQFAKIQIAIEPMDTAEGELYTFENVVTGGRVPKEYIPSVDQGIQDAMQLGILAGYPVVGVKATLLDGAYHDVDSSEMAFKIAGSMAFKEAARKADPALLEPMMAVEVRTPEDYMGDVIGDLNSRRGQIQAMEDIAGAKIVRAVVPLSEMFGYVGDLRSKTQGRANYTMQFDSYAEVPRNVAEEIIKKVRGE, from the coding sequence GTGGCACAGGACGTCCTGACGGACCTGAGGAAGGTCCGCAACATCGGCATCATGGCGCACATCGATGCCGGCAAGACGACGACCACCGAGCGCATCCTGTTCTACACGGGTGTCAACCACAAGATGGGTGAGACGCACGACGGTGCGTCGACCACCGACTGGATGGAGCAGGAGAAGGAGCGCGGCATCACGATCACGTCCGCGGCCGTCACCAGCTTCTGGAAGGGCACCCAGATCAACCTGATCGACACGCCCGGCCACGTGGACTTCACCGTCGAGGTGGAGCGCAACCTGCGCGTCCTCGACGGCGCTGTCGCGGTGTTCGACGGCAAGGAGGGTGTCGAGCCCCAGTCCGAGACCGTCTGGCGCCAGGCCGACAAGTACGGCGTGCCCCGCATGTGCTTCATCAACAAGATGGACAAGATGGGCGCCGACTTCTACTTCTCGGTGCAGACCATGGTCGACCGCCTCGGCGCGACGCCGCTGGTCATGCAGCTGCCCATCGGTGCCGAGTCCGACTTCGTCGGTGTGATCGACCTGGTCACCATGAAGGCGCTGACCTGGTCCAAGGAGACCCCGCTGGGCGAGGCCTACGAGATCGAGGAGATCCCGGCCGACCTCCAGGACAAGGCGGAGGAGTACCGCAACGCCCTCGTGGAGAAGGTCGCCGAGGCCGACGAGGAGCTGCTCGAGAAGTACCTGGGCGGCGAGGAGCTGACCGAGGACGAGATCCGCGCCGGCGTGCGTGCGCTCACCCTGGCCGGCGAGGTCAACCCGGTGTTCTGCGGCACGGCGTTCAAGAACAAGGGCGTCCAGCCCCTGCTCGACGCGGTCGTCGACTACCTGCCCTCCCCGCTCGACCTGCCCCCGACCGAGGGTCACAAGCCGGGCGACGAGGAGACGGTGATCACCCGCAAGCCGTCCGCGGACGAGCCGTTCGCGGCGCTGGCTTTCAAGATCGCCACGCACCCGTTCTTCGGCACCCTGACCTACATCCGGGTCTACTCGGGCGAGATCGCCGCGGGCCAGCCCGTGATGAACGCCACCAAGGGTCGTCGCGAGCGCCTGGGCAAGCTGTTCCAGATGCACGCCAACAAGGAGAACCCGGTCGAGAAGGTCACGGCGGGCCACATCTACGCCGTGATCGGTCTGAAGGACACCACCACCGGTGACACCCTCTGCGACATGAACGACCAGATCATCCTGGAGTCGATGACCTTCCCGGAGCCGGTCATCCACGTGGCGATCGAGCCGAAGACCAAGGGCGACCAGGAGAAGCTGGGCACCGCGATCCAGAAGCTGGCGCAGGAGGACCCGACCTTCACCGTCCGCCTGGACGAGGAGACCGGCCAGACCGTCATCGGCGGCATGGGCGAGCTCCACCTCGACATCCTGGTGGACCGCATGAAGCGCGAGTTCAAGGTCGAGGCCAACGTGGGCGCCCCGCAGGTCGCCTACCGCGAGACCATCCGCCGCAAGGTGGAGAAGTTCGACTACACCCACAAGAAGCAGACGGGTGGGTCGGGCCAGTTCGCGAAGATCCAGATCGCGATCGAGCCGATGGACACCGCTGAGGGCGAGCTCTACACCTTCGAGAACGTCGTCACCGGTGGTCGCGTGCCGAAGGAGTACATCCCCTCGGTCGACCAGGGCATCCAGGACGCCATGCAGCTGGGCATCCTGGCCGGCTACCCGGTCGTCGGCGTCAAGGCCACCCTCCTCGACGGTGCCTACCACGACGTCGACTCCTCGGAGATGGCGTTCAAGATCGCCGGCTCGATGGCCTTCAAGGAGGCCGCCCGCAAGGCCGACCCGGCCCTGCTCGAGCCGATGATGGCCGTCGAGGTCCGTACCCCCGAGGACTACATGGGCGACGTGATCGGCGACCTCAACAGCCGCCGTGGCCAGATCCAGGCCATGGAGGACATCGCCGGCGCCAAGATCGTCCGGGCCGTGGTCCCGCTGTCCGAGATGTTCGGGTACGTTGGCGACCTGAGGTCCAAGACGCAGGGTCGTGCCAACTACACCATGCAGTTCGACTCCTACGCCGAGGTTCCCCGGAACGTGGCCGAGGAGATCATCAAGAAGGTCCGCGGCGAGTGA
- the rpsG gene encoding 30S ribosomal protein S7 → MPRKGPAPKRPLIQDPVYGSTLVTQLVNKILMDGKKSTAERIVYGALEGVRAKTGTDPVQTLKRALDNVKPALEVKSRRVGGATYQVPVEVKPNRSTTLALRWLVGYSRQRREKTMTERLMNEILDASNGLGAAVKRREDTHKMADANKAFAHYRW, encoded by the coding sequence ATGCCTCGTAAGGGCCCCGCTCCCAAGCGCCCGCTGATCCAGGACCCGGTCTACGGCTCCACCCTGGTCACCCAGCTCGTCAACAAGATCCTGATGGACGGCAAGAAGTCCACCGCCGAGCGCATCGTCTACGGCGCGCTCGAGGGCGTCCGCGCCAAGACCGGCACCGACCCCGTGCAGACCCTCAAGCGTGCGCTCGACAACGTCAAGCCCGCCCTCGAGGTGAAGTCCCGCCGCGTCGGTGGTGCGACCTACCAGGTCCCGGTCGAGGTCAAGCCCAACCGGTCCACCACGCTGGCCCTGCGCTGGCTGGTCGGCTACTCCCGTCAGCGTCGCGAGAAGACGATGACCGAGCGCCTCATGAACGAGATCCTCGACGCCAGCAACGGCCTGGGCGCCGCGGTGAAGCGTCGCGAGGACACCCACAAGATGGCCGACGCCAACAAGGCGTTCGCCCACTACCGCTGGTGA
- the rpsL gene encoding 30S ribosomal protein S12 encodes MPTINQLVRKGRQDKVKKTNSPALKGNPQRRGVCTRVYTTTPKKPNSALRKVARVRLTSGVEVTAYIPGVGHNLQEHSIVLVRGGRVKDLPGVRYKIIRGSLDTQGVKGRNQSRSRYGAKKEKK; translated from the coding sequence GTGCCCACGATCAACCAGCTCGTCCGTAAGGGCCGGCAGGACAAGGTCAAGAAGACCAACTCCCCGGCCCTCAAGGGCAACCCGCAGCGCCGCGGCGTCTGCACCCGCGTCTACACGACGACCCCGAAGAAGCCGAACTCCGCCCTCCGCAAGGTCGCCCGTGTGCGCCTCACCAGCGGCGTCGAGGTCACGGCCTACATCCCGGGCGTCGGCCACAACCTGCAGGAGCACTCGATCGTGCTCGTGCGCGGCGGCCGTGTGAAGGACCTTCCCGGTGTCCGCTACAAGATCATCCGCGGGTCCCTGGACACCCAGGGCGTCAAGGGTCGCAACCAGTCCCGCTCCCGCTACGGCGCCAAGAAGGAGAAGAAGTAA